Part of the Fundulus heteroclitus isolate FHET01 chromosome 20, MU-UCD_Fhet_4.1, whole genome shotgun sequence genome, acacatgacaacaaaggctggaacctgcgcatggaggagtcaatgagaaaggagatagaggagacttttcgcaggttgctagccgaaacagtgcgtcagatcgcgccgcagccgtcccagccatcatccaatcctgtcgaccctccaggtaagccaggcccaaaaccccagccagcatgactaggcgtggaacaggcttccccttctaacagagtttatctgattaaggggggggaccaaccgaaaattcaccgacaaccttctaagatcccatcagcaggtgatcagaaagccccttttctaaggtttctaggtgagctaaaccatcatgaaaatgcacaccgcttatactgctcgacagttatcggaggatgtgtaactgcaaatgctcttttagacacgggttccgagatcagtctaatgtgctcagatttgtttgatgaggtgaccagagctatggtgtctcttgggaaaccgttccaggtggagacctgtgacgtgggcatcaccagctacactcaggatcagtcatgcatcaccaaacgggcgtggttagacatcactttccgtgacatgaccctggtgcaccccatctacatatgtactttggacacagaaccttttcttgtgggtcaggacctgttgaacaggttagccccactcattgactgctatcatggtcacctttgggcccaagtggggacccccaagcccctcacttctggaagtggactgtccgtccctatcaaccaggtgacatgctccgaggagcccaaagaacttttagcaccatttctgccttcaacagagccgatttccgatcagagaacttctctctgcagccacacacctttcctctgctcacttaaacactctggagttgaaccctatAACCCCAGAGTGGCTGAAGGTGTGCACCTGGAAAACACACTCATGCCAGATgtgctgctggctctttggtcagagaattctgcgatcagcagagatctgtacagctctctgtgccgtgaaaagccccatctggctgaaacaaaacacagccactacctgctctcagcagactggcctcgccggcttctgaaagcaacgggggtgtgcatactttatgcacagattggcacaagacaggactctccagacaccgtgtttacttttccttccagcatgatccaaatcaggcgacatgaagctcggcctgctggatctatttgtggtgcaacgcttgaagctgaaggaaatctgttggtgtatgcgacagcaaccgacccaacagaaccagcaccaaatcaaccaggagaccgggactcacccactgagccctaccctggtttcgaaacagaaattatgcaacagctggaaaaagctgatgcactgaccactgaaacagaggaaatggcacttaaggagctgttttatgagtttcagcccattcagcccaaagattcaaacgaacttgggatcacactgacacacgtccatgactcaccagtaggagaacacagaagctgcaaagctaatctgacaaCTCTCCCACAGGTGACGTCCCGGCCTTCAACGGtccaggacacccaggagtatgtacaaggctgcttaacctgcagccagttacaacccacacgaccactagaccaagccctgcttcagcgaaggggggttatatttccatggtcacatttgcagactgactggatcggtccagtccccaaatcgtcaagaaataacaaatatcttttgacaataacaggcagtttcacagaatgggtcgaatgtttgccggcaccgaatgacaccgctgtcaccacagcagccctgctgctaaatcacgttttcagccggtggggccttcccctgtccatcgactcggacagaggaacgtcaaacattatgaccgtgcttttcaacatgttgggtgtggaagttaaattccacatcacctaccgcccacagtcatccggacaggtggagcgaatgaactgcaccgtggccagcatgtcaaaggaacatgccagcagccatgacgGGGACCGGGAtgcaaagcttcccctggtcctaatgctagtccgctctacctcaccatgctccacaggggtgatacttttccagatgatgacaggaagacaaaggacacttcccctgaatctcatctaccagcccgaaggcgtcagtgtgacaaccgtctacactgcacaccagtgcgtcactgacttaaaagaccgtctccgaacgactttcgcgtggcctcgaaagaacctagaagccagcgtgcaaagtccagagtacacatgggttcaagCGAACCGAACTAAACcgtccactaaactctcctcacagggaacggagcctaactccgcccccgccgaagagaacaatgcatagcattaaataggacaagtgcatgttcaattaggacactttaaacatgcactaataaagcaagtgtccatacataacttcacgtctataatttcacactcagccataacaccatgcattgctttggaaacgctcacagaagtggtaaagaatgacatgatgtatactcaggttgttagagatttaatgcaggacctcactcgagaggttagctcatccataaatagccttgctgaaggacggattcctccgtacctggtaccagtagatttggtcgaaaaggttctcaaatctgcctctagtgaaacactgcaaccaccacaaatacacctggcgtacagcctaggtaatgcaattccgatatttgtaaatcctgacaacttggagataggattcatgctaaaccttcccatcattgagctaatgtgtataggcttaaatcagtattgaatgtcggtttttggcaaggtgagacccacgtacacctacaaactccctcaatattggcctatcatgatgctgaccccaaactttatttagtccctaatttggatttgtgtaccaaaaccaaagacatccactgggtatgcccaagcaacccatttatcagagacgttaccaattacctgtgtggtctaaggaatgaaTCCCCTGAACAgaactgtcaggctagaatgacccttaaagatgcaggtgtggaaaccaaaattgagcgggcaggtaaccgctggctcgttagcaccccagaggcagaagccctgttatcctacgagcagcatgacacagttactagactaaactgcccaaccaaaccattttctgttccccacctcaaggcgctgtagtccacattggaaacatggttctgcatcaccttgacgttgacaaatatgactcgaagattgaaataatagatgtctttaagggatacaatttcagcattgatgtcggcattgaaagacagcttttacttgcaggcacccagctgattaaattcagtctcactccatcagagttgagctcggtccctctgcttcgcttccccagagctacagagtcgaccgacactcacattatgaccattattgtggttctccttgtatttggatgggccatcactactgcgatggcgtatgcagcatacaaacagatcaaacagttgcaaaccaggattgacgccctcacctttgtcgctcccaggttcgtagcaccagctccttgaaggccataagctgattagactacgaaccgctgtctctttcctttccctctttccttctctcctttctttggttcaaagttcaaacctgatgaccaatgaatgtattgacaatggtgattgtgaagtttgcatttctttttttttattattactttattgttgccttattagccaatagaaatgactagctatagcttagtcctgcccaggctaggtcactgacccaggcacaatgaatgctttgtttttcctcctcttggatgatgaactgaactgcatgaatcccaatggactactagaaagactattaggttgttccactcatgcacaacggattttcgtcacgccagaatggacttggttgtagctttaaagactgtgaccagcatcccactcttcaaagctaaaggggggtatgttgtgccagttcagacgtgacagaaagcggtaacggactacgttacccacgatgcaatgtggtcaaaatggccaccaactcatgtggtcaaaatggccaccaactcccatcacgcaacacggcaaaatggccgccgatcaaggaaacagcatcaattcgggacgtaacggactgcgttacccatgatgcaatgtggtcaaaatggccaccaactcccatcacgcaacacggcaaaatggccgccgatcaagataaggttgctatagtgatggctataaaagccgatcacccacgaccatctttcttcttccctggcttttagccaacccgagaagacacgcacagctgattcccacgccacgtgttcgattgctcgctggaccgagatttttcgacgcaacggttattccctgctttataacaggaggtcgacttaaataagaacttttaaattccctctgatcaaaagactgagagacgccgcatctcccactgatcgaagaggaccccgcttttgtctggccaacaaagcgactgccgaacccggaggaagaaacgaagcagcttcttccccgtcccgctgcagcctggggacaactgcgctcgtcgaagcgcgtccagaaagccacactcggagcgttccggaccagctccgaggcaactcaaagtaacggggtttttcccctttcatttctgtttcaccaacagggtgtttagaagtgcctgggcaggcggtagaactttgtaggtgttggttaatgtttttattccacgacgaagttggaattatttttgctgaacattttctttgtatgtgcatgcattttacaattgatttgctgtgttgatttgtgatccatcaagaaccccgccgtgggttaccgatttatctcttttcatcttcttccctgcttcccccctctctctcttttcgctccttatcagtttaatttctttgtccgagctcaagtcgcgggctttgctttaaactcctagttagccccccccccccctcccgaaacgaggcattgtcccatcagcgtaagcgtggttacgttattaggacctcccctcatacgtcatcgtagcagccatcttgggagggtcacgtgtatctggactgtaggtagcttagctgaactagctttgtgtaagacatcaaagcgtccagtgagattcccgaagctgttctgtctgtcaatgctgatacgtgaaatgccgatgtttcgagggcggtgttaaacaactttgagttaagttaagatctgctaaccgctcattttaatccattgtttatttttgttttgttctttatttccacatatatattttgcatgttttagtttagtaatgagtaagaattccaaagttgtttgaatcagagaattactgtaacagggaattgcttttggttcaataaaaccaaccactgcggaatagacattgttttgtgttcagtccaattcacagttgcctgggtattcagaaatcagagctaacctcctttggagttaacatctgacattaatacagagacaatatcattggatggtgataaggaataaggatttaaactctaattgcagttacattggggttctcacagcctgctggataaacctggtcggttaacagtccgacctgatcatttattccagcataaatgagttcataacagaaagttaactaatgcattagtggtataaatacttataagcttatagctaacatcaccaccatttgaactatatttgttatagcgaaattttgagttgaatgatttattatttaaattataataccaaattataattaataataataataagcatattcaaccagcttatggcatagcacaACATTGCCTTTCTCAGGAAGGAAATGGCTCCTAGATTAGCCTTGGAAATGAACTGGGACAATCCAATACATTGTCAACTATTTCAGGGTATTTATAAATTGTTTGTGTATTTAACAAGAGAGGATGtcacaatgcattttttttgtttcccttaTTGTAATGAGGTCACTTTTCTGCTGAGagcttggaagaaaaaaattattaagaaGTTGTGCAGGAGCCTACAGTCATGCTTCCAGAGTGCACTGTAACATGACTTACTTCTTTTTGTAGTTTCTGGAGTTTCAAGTCCAGTTTCTTCAATGTCTTTCTTTTGATTTCCATATATAGGTCAAATTCTTGCAGTTTTCTTTTGTAATATGGGATTTGTCTGCCAACtcaattagtttttttcaaGTGAGTGCCTCTGACAGTTTGTAACTCCTGTAAAGAGTTGTCACCTCCGCTAAGCAGCCCAGACCGCTGCCCCTGTGCGATTCAGGGATGGTGTAATCAACTACTGTACTCCCCCATTTTCCTCAAAGCAGCGGTGCGCTTTATAAATAGTCTCACTGACACTTTGTGCCACAACCCACTCGCAGAAGCAACCCACTGAATGCCTCTCCTTTCAGGACAAAAAGACAAGACATGGCCACTGGCAGTCAGACAGGAGCACCAACCACTGACACTGAGACAAGAGGAGCAGTGACCACAGGAGCACCGTCCGGGGCTCCTGCCCAAAACAACATACAGGTGAGGGTAAGGCAGCCTTTTGTTACAGGGCAGCAAATATCTCTATGTCCGGTTTGGTCGTGTTCATTCATCGCTCATATCCAATCCAGACAATTTTACTAGAATAAGCGTGGGCCTTGGCATCGGCCCACAAGCCGGACCTAACTGTGCCTTGTCAGACAGTCTGTGACTGACAACATGCGCTTGTTGCTGGTCTTTTGTGTCCCATCTTCTAACACAGTCACCCGTGTTCTGTTGCTAATGTCTCAATGGGGGTGAAAGGTACAGGTCTACTATGGAGAACCAACTCTGACATAATtaacaataaagaaataaacacatgctcaaaaaaaaaaaaataaaacaataaatgcactaaatgtgcaaataaataaatgtaagcagtaattaaatttaacaatgagataaatgtaaatatctttTCATTAGcttatttcctctttttaataattaccttttttattttcctttataaTTGTCTACTTTATTAActgcttagtttttaaatgtattcattttgtgcacaatctgataattttgtcttttttattcttcctttgtatttttgatgttttcatgTAGTTTTACAGTGTTTATTTGGCAAAATATTTAGGCGAGGctcagaaaatttgatttttttatttgtttaatcacctataaatTTGACAACATGCCTGATAGTACAGCAGCTTCTAAGATGTCAGAATCTAAAATGGCAATGTCGCATCAGCTTGTACTATTGTTAAAAATCCTCTATTAACGAAgtgaaaaaatgtattatgaaGGCCTAAATCTGATGTCTGCATTTGTGTTGCCTTCCAGGATAGACCGTCCATAAACATGAACACTTATGCAAACAAGAAGAGCGCAGCAGTGAGCATGCTAGACCTTGCTCTGCTGATATCAATCGCCTTCCGGCTCAAGGATGTGATCCATCGAGGACCTACCTTTGACTTATACATTCTTCTCATCACACTCCTCAGCATCTCTCTCACTTTACAGATTGTGGTGGGAATTATGCTCATCTTTATAGGTAAGTTTGGGTTGCTGTTGCCACAGAATCTCAATCAAATTAAAGTCCAGACTTTACCTAGTCAACTCCAAATCTTGATGGTGTTAGGTAATTCAAAGGGGGGCATGTTGATGTGCTATGGGCCACTCTCCTGCtatataactaaaactaaacaattAAAGATTGGAGATTCACCTTCAGGATTTCTGGTAaggagcagaattcatggttccatcaattacaCAATCACACTACCACCGTGATTGAGTGTGGTTATGGTGTTCTTTTGCCACTACAtcagctttttaaatatttccaggCTAAAAAATCTTTTGTATTTGTTCTTAAATTACTTTCGATAGTTTTTGGCCTTAAAAATTAAGTGATTTGGAAAcaaaattttgtatttactctggttaACTATGGCTGATATCACaatctgttttatgaaattaaaattttattaagAAATCGGTAACTGATTTGCTGTAAGCTAGTTCCAATATTAAAGAGCTCTGTTTATTATTGCCTTTAGATAATTACAGTGGAGCTGGCAACAgtaaacaacattttaagaCTCAGGCTCCTCATCTGCTGAAAATAGATCCACATATTGGATTCACAGACTAATGATGGTGGCAGCGCACTCAGATGTTAATCTTTATCTAATCCTTCAGAAATTATTACCTCAAAAAGGTATAAAAGAATTACCATGTTGCCCCCTCATGGGGAAAAGTGGTTGCTCCGGTTCGACATGCTAATACAGTGTTTTGCTTCTCCTTTTTCCAGTTAAGTGGGATCTGAATAAGGAACACAACCACCACAAGCTGAACAGGTGGGAGACTTTTGCCACGAtcttcacatttttaataatgataatcaaCGCCTTCATCATAGCCTTTGGCGACCAGCAGCCCAACTCAGCCAACACGACTTTCCCAGCTTGACATGACCGCAGCTCATCAAATGATTactctgtttttgttatttaccAGATTACATGGCAATTTCATACCATtggtcctgtgtgtgtgttcttctcACAACTGAGGCAACAATGTtgcatttctgtattttaagtTAATAAACTTTTTTCACCACTAATGATCAAACTGATGCCTTTCATTTTTCTTGTGCACAGGAAAGTGCACATTTCCCTAAGACTGACTTTTCATCTAAACCTAAATTGATGTACTGTGAACTCTTTCACTCTTTACAAACGACAGATGTCGCACTGTATTTAATAAACTAAATCAGACCGGACCAAGCTggctcttcttttcttctgcgGCAGCTGAATCTGCACAGCGCGTATATCCTATAACCTATTTGCTCCCCTCAAAGGTCAGTATATTGTCCTGAAAATCCCTCTGGTTATTCTTGCCAAAGATGAGGCAAAACCCTATACAAAAAGCTCTAAATTTTAAGTCAGTGAGGAAATGTTTGGATCAGACAAATCAGTCTGTCTCCTCCCCCGCGCCACCCCACTGTGGCTCCCCACACgcgcagagagaagctgtgttttattttaatttataccAACAGGACTAGAACAGAATAAAGTCCGGCAGATCCGAGCAGGCAGAATAAGGCAGGATCTGTATAAAAGCGGCAAAGGAGGTGTAACGCCATCAACAGAAGCTGACCATCCTGTTTTGTCCAGAGTCCGGATGAGTAGCAGGAGGACAAGCTTCTCAGTTTGCATTTGTCTGTTTGATCTATTTGCCGCCACTCACTGGAGTACTGCAGTTTTCCTCACAACTTCCCCATACTTCCCAACCCGTTTCACATAAATGGTCTTAGCAAATAGAAACACGAAAACCCAAAAGCCCCAGACTTTGGTTTACCCCAGGAAAACAAAGCCTGTGGCTTTAAATCCTGGGACTTTTAATGGAAAACGGgctatatattttattgg contains:
- the LOC105915487 gene encoding ninjurin-1-like, with product MATGSQTGAPTTDTETRGAVTTGAPSGAPAQNNIQDRPSINMNTYANKKSAAVSMLDLALLISIAFRLKDVIHRGPTFDLYILLITLLSISLTLQIVVGIMLIFIVKWDLNKEHNHHKLNRWETFATIFTFLIMIINAFIIAFGDQQPNSANTTFPA